The DNA window TTTACTACATGAATGGCATTATGACTTCGGTGGGGGCAGCGGATTACCTGCCCACCCCTGGGGAGGTTATCTGGTGGGATTACCATGACTGGGGAAACACCCTTTTTACACCGGCAGTGATCGGTGCTTATCCCCAACCCTTTGTGGGCGGCTACCAAGGCAAGTATGCTGGTACGTTGATATTAACCACTGCGGGATGTGAACAACAGGGACAACAGTTGGCCCAGTACCTGCGCAGTATCGGGGTAAAAAATGTTGAGCAAAAACCCTATAACGAACAATTGCTACTGGCGGATAACAAAATCACCGTGGTGGTTGGATTGTGGCAGCAATTGGCTGCGGATAGTTATTGGCAGGGACTGCAACAGCAACGCAAAAAAACTGGTTTGTTTGCAGAACTAACTGCGGATTATTTTGCTGCTCTCAATATCCAGGGGCAACAGCATCAGCGGTATCAAAACAACACCGGTGCCATAGTGGCCACTGGCAGTGGCATGGGTGATGCCACCCCCCTTTGGCTGGTAACCGGTGTAGATGATGCTGGACTAGCAGGTGCCATTAATGTGTTGACCAACAACCCAGGAACAATTAAGCAGTGCTTAGG is part of the Peptococcaceae bacterium 1198_IL3148 genome and encodes:
- a CDS encoding DUF4430 domain-containing protein; the encoded protein is MRNFKLLLLSMLVLLLLVGCSSTTTEEIITEKPTANPPVVVTQKQSQPQAASEEKPATAEKAASSEAADKATADSQPQPSEQKPAATVKPSTTPTATLWVTRDFGAQTIAASQVAVGDGGTVMDILKGHTKLETQYGGGFVSAINGLASGYTGPDKIKRDWFYYMNGIMTSVGAADYLPTPGEVIWWDYHDWGNTLFTPAVIGAYPQPFVGGYQGKYAGTLILTTAGCEQQGQQLAQYLRSIGVKNVEQKPYNEQLLLADNKITVVVGLWQQLAADSYWQGLQQQRKKTGLFAELTADYFAALNIQGQQHQRYQNNTGAIVATGSGMGDATPLWLVTGVDDAGLAGAINVLTNNPGTIKQCLGALVVDGKVVPLPVAR